From Microbacterium sp. 10M-3C3:
CGCTACCGCGACGTCGACATCCTCCTCATCGACGACATCCAGTTCCTGCAGGGACGCGCCGAGACGCAGGAGGCGTTCTTCCACACCTTCAACACCCTCCACGACCACGACAAGCAGGTCGTGATCACGAGCGATGTCCCGCCCAAGCACCTCACCGGCTTCGAAGACCGCATGCGGAGCCGGTTCGAGTGGGGTCTCATCACCGACGTGCAGGCGCCCGACCTCGAGACGCGCATCGCCATCCTGCGCAAGAAGGCGCAGTCCGAGCGGCTGCAGATCCCCGACGAAGTGCTCGAGTACATCGCCACCGTGGTGTCGTCGAACATCCGCGAGCTCGAGGGCGCCCTCATCCGCGTCTCCGCGTTCGCGAGCCTCAACCGGTCGAACCTCGACATGTCGCTGGCGCAGACCGTGCTGCGCGACATCGTCGACCAGGACGATGCCAACGTCGTCTCGCCGACCGACATCATCACGGCGACCGCGCAGTACTTCAAGCTGTCGGTCGACGACCTCTACGGATCGAGCCGCTCGCAGTCGATCGCGACGGCACGGCAGATCGCGATGTACCTGTGCCGCGAGCGCACGAGCCTGTCACTGCCCAAGATCGGCCAGCTCTTCGGCAACCGCGATCACACCACCGTCATGTACGCCTACAAGAAGATCAGCGACCTCATGAAGGAGCGCCGCTCGATCTACAACCAGGTCTCCGAGATCACCACGCAGCTCGGCCGTCAGCGCTGATCTGCGGCGCGACGCGCCCGACCTCGACCTCGTCTTGACACCGCCCCGGCGGTGCCGTCATCATGCGGTTCTGCACAGTGTGGAAAACCTGTGGATAACCGTGGATGACACGCCGCAGCGTTGTGAGTTCCGCTGCGCTCCGCTGTGGAAGCCGCGCCGTAGCGCATGCGTCGACGCGTCGGTCATCCGCAGCCCATCCGCATCGCGTGCACATCTCACACCGATGTAGTTCCCATGCGGCGAAAGGCATCCA
This genomic window contains:
- the dnaA gene encoding chromosomal replication initiator protein DnaA, which translates into the protein MSPHDVVDVPIWPAVLDQLLQDERVTPQLQGFLNLVVPSGVYAGVLYLDVPNDLTAAQINKRLRLPLMEALTKVDAPEPATTFRVAVNPDLIDAHLSAPAPVATVPSAPPAAMTRPAPDDAGEAASPASRSDTRLNPKYTFDNFVIGQSNRFAHAAAVAVAEAPAKAYNPLFIYGDSGLGKTHLLHAIGDYAVAMYAGIRVRYVSSEEFTNDFINSIVNNRGSAFQARYRDVDILLIDDIQFLQGRAETQEAFFHTFNTLHDHDKQVVITSDVPPKHLTGFEDRMRSRFEWGLITDVQAPDLETRIAILRKKAQSERLQIPDEVLEYIATVVSSNIRELEGALIRVSAFASLNRSNLDMSLAQTVLRDIVDQDDANVVSPTDIITATAQYFKLSVDDLYGSSRSQSIATARQIAMYLCRERTSLSLPKIGQLFGNRDHTTVMYAYKKISDLMKERRSIYNQVSEITTQLGRQR